A region of Homo sapiens chromosome 17, GRCh38.p14 Primary Assembly DNA encodes the following proteins:
- the TMEM238L gene encoding transmembrane protein 238-like, with amino-acid sequence MLLGSLWGRCHPGRCALFLILALLLDAVGLVLLLLGILAPLSSWDFFIYTGALILALSLLLWIIWYSLNIEVSPEKLDL; translated from the coding sequence ATGCTCCTGGGGAGTCTGTGGGGAAGATGCCATCCAGGGCGCTGTGCGCTCTTCCTCATCCTCGCCCTCCTGCTGGACGCGGTCGGCCTGGTCCTTTTGCTGCTGGGGATCTTGGCCCCCCTGAGTTCCTGGGACTTCTTCATCTACACAGGTGCCCTGATCCTGGCTCTCAGCCTACTGCTCTGGATCATCTGGTATTCCCTCAACATTGAGGTGTCTCCTGAAAAACTGGACCTGTAA